TCAATTGCGCATTCAGTTGAATCGGCTTGATATACTCCGCAATTGAAATTAAGAGTTCGCCGTATAATCTATTTTCTATTTGCTGAATCTTCTCTTCAGCTCCTAGAATCTGTTCTTCATATTCTTTAAGTTCCTCGGTAATGTATCGCTCCGCATTCACTAAAGTCTGCTTTCTGATCCAACCCTCAGGAACCTTGTCTTTATGTGTATTCGTAACTTCTAAATAATAGCCAAATACATTATTGAAGGCAATTTTCAACGATGGAATGCCCGTCGCTTCCGATTCGCGCTTTTGGATCTCCAAGAGATAATCCTTACCTCCAAAAGCCACCTTACGCAATTTATCTAAGTCCGCATCAACGCCATCAGCAATTACATTACCCTTGTTCAGCGCTACAGGAGGTTCGGCTTGTATGGTCGACTCAATCTTCTCACGTATCAAAACGCAAGGATTCAATTGCTCCGAGATAATGCGTAAAGACTCTGATGCCGGTACATCGCATAATGTCTTTAATTTCTCTACCGCGTACAGGGCCCGCTTCAACTGGCTTATCTCACGTGGGTTTGCTTTCTGCAAGCCTATCTTACTGATCAGACGTTCTAAATCGCCGACCTGCTTGATCTCGCCGATCAATTGCTCGCGCAATTCGCGGTGCTTATGGAAATATTCAACCACCTGCAGACGCTCGTTGATCGACTTTACATCTTTCAGCGGCATCACGATCCAGCGTTTCAGCAAACGCGCCCCCATCGGTGAGGAGGTCTCATCTAAAACGTCCGAAAGCGTAGTTGCATTTTCATTCTGCGAGCCGATCAACTCCAGATTCCGAATCGTAAAGCGATCCAGCCACATATACCGATCCTCCTCGATCCGCGAGATGTTCGATATATGCTGTAGATTACGGTGCTCCGTTTCATTCAAGTAATGTAGGGCTACACCCGCAGCGATGATACCAACTGGCAGTCGATCTATACCAAAGCCTTTCATCGAATTGACTTCGAAATGCTTCAACAAGCATTCCGTTGCATAGTCACCTGTATAAGGCCATTCGTCTAGCGTATAGGTATAATAGGAAGAGCCAAAATGCTCCACAAATTCTTTATATTGTTTTTTCGGAAGAATAATTTCCGTTGGTTTAAAACCTTGAAGCAATTTATCGATATAGCCAAAACTGCCCTGTGCAACCAGATACTCACCCGTTGAAATATCCAAAAAAGAGATGCCAATGCTCTGCTTATCGATAAACAGGGATGCCAAATAGTTATTCGATTTCTGTTGAACGATATTCTCGTTGTAGGAGACCCCTGGCGTCACCAATTCTGTCACCCCACGCTTCACAATTGTCTTGGTCTGCTTAGGATCCTCCAATTGATCACAAATGGCAACCCGCTGTCCTGCACGCACCAACTTCGGCAAATAGGTCTCCAATGAGTGATGCGGAAATCCCGCCAAAGCAGTCTCCGATTCCGAGCCATTCCCACGCTTCGTTAAAACGATTCCTAATATTTTGGCCGCCTTCATCGCATCCTCTCCAAATGTCTCGTAAAAATCGCCCACTCTAAACAACAATAACGCGCCAGGATACTTCGCCTTAATCGTGTTATATTGCTGCATTAAAGGGGTTTGCTTCTTTTCTTTTGCCAAGGTAGTCTCTTTATTTATCTAAGCTGTAAAAATAGGAGAATTGTGCCGATTTGCCAAAGATTTTAGAGCTGACATTAGATATGAGATTTTAGATGTGAGACATTAGAGGTACGACTTTAGATTTTAGATTTTACAACTTTGCAGGATTGAGAGTCGCGGGATGAAGATGGACAGGCGAGCGGTGCAGAGCAGTTCAAAAATGCGGGAAGATTATTGTTTATGACATGGAAATTAAAAAATACCTAGTAGCTTTGCATCAAAATTAGTGCAGATGGCTATTAAGCGTGCTACGAATACAAACAAGAGAAAGCAAAACAAACCAAAATCCAATTCCTCTTTATCCAAGAAGACCCTGAGTTGGGTTCTCAAGGGGATATTAGCTTTTTTTGCAATTACCATACTCTGGGTGATTGCCTTACGCTTTATTAATCCACCAATTACATATTTAATGCTTCAACGCGGTTTTGAACGTAAGGAAGCCGGTAAGGAATGGAAGATTGACAGGAAATGGCTCGCCTATGAAGATATGTCGGATAACCTGAAGCGCGCAGCAATCGCTGGCGAGGATGCGCATTTCATGACGCACAATGGTTTTGACACCGATGCGATAAAAAAGGCTTTTGAAAGAAATCAGGAAGGCAAGAAATTGCGTGGTGGAAGCACCATCAGCCAGCAGACGGCGAAGAACGTATTCCTTTGGCCGGAGCGCTCCTGGCTGCGGAAGGGTTTGGAGACATACTTTACTGGCTTGATTGAGTTATTTTGGAGCAAGAAGCGGATATTGGAGGTGTACTTAAATGTTATCGAGATGGGGCAAGGCGTTTATGGCGCTGAGGCTGCCGCACAATACTACTTCCACAAATCGGGCAAAAGCTTAACGAAAAAGGAAGCAGCGCTTATCATTGCCATTTTGCCAAGTCCACAAAAGTGGGATGCAAGAAGACCATCGGCCTATATCAATCGAAGAGCCAATAGCATTGTTCGCTATATCAATTATTATAAAATCCCTGAGTAAGCAGCTCAGGGATTTCTTTTTCTATTTATAGATCTCTACACTTATCTTTCCATCTTCGGTCACCGTTCCGCGGTACATGCCTTCGGTATTGAATGGCATGGCCACCTGACCTTTATTATCCAAGGCGACCAAACCTCCATCGCCACCCATCTTACCTATACGATCGATGACCTGCTGCGAAGCATCCTTCAAGGAAGCTTTCCCATATTTCATTCGGGCAGCAACATCATAGGCAGCATTTGCACGAATGAAGAACTCACCCCAGCCGGTACATGACACCGCAACACTGTTATTATCAGCATAGGTGCCCGCTCCAATAATCGGAGAATCACCTATGCGCCCAAATTTCTTGTTCGTCATCCCGCCGGTAGAGGTTGCAGCGGCTAGATTACCTTGTTTATCTAATGCGACAGCGCCCACAGTTCCAAATTTCTCATCCTTTACGAATGGAGCAATCGATGTTTGCGGATTTGAATGATCTAATTCCGTCTTTTCTGCATCGCGTTTCAAGATATTCTGCAAAGCATCATAACGTGATTTTGTCCAGAAATACGAAGGATCGACGATGGTCAGGCCCACACGCTTGGCAAACTCCTCAGCCCCTGCTCCCATCATCATCACGTGTTCTGATTTTTCCATCACAGCACGAGCTGCCGATATCGGATTCTTAATTGTTGTAACCCCCGCAACAGCACCTGCCTTCAACGTTGCGCCTTCCATAATCGATGCATCCATTTCGTTCTTCCCCTGATTGGTAAATACAGCACCCTTCCCTGCATTGAACAAAGGGGAATCTTCCATTACATGTACCGTGGCTTCCACGGCATCTAAACTCGATTTACCCGCCGCCAATTGTTTATATCCAGTCTCCAAAGCCTGCGTCAAAACCGCTATATAGGCCTTTTCAAGCGAATCGGTCATATTTTTCTTCAAGATGGTTCCAGCACCACCATGGATGACTAAAATATATTTTGTGGGTGCTTTTTTCTGTGCAAAACTAGAGGAAGACAGCGTCATAATGCCTAAAATTAAAATCGCCATAACGGCTGAACGTATTTTCATGTGAGGTTTATTTAAGTCCAAATTAGCAGTTTTTTAATATAAATGCGAATAAATAGAAACAGCGACCTAAAAAGAGTCAAAACCTTTTATCGCCCAATATAAACCCAAATCAAAGCCCTTTCAGAATGGTTCTGAATTGGTTATGTATTGGGAGAGCAATGGGTTTACGAGGGGATTGGGTAGTAGTTGGTTTATTAGATATTAGAGGTTAGATATAAGACATTAGACTCGTCTTGAACCAAGAAAGGAAGGATTTTAGGATTGGCAGGATCATGTTGAAAGAAAAAATGGGGTTCGTTTCTGAACCAGGAAAGGAAGGATAAAAGGGTTGTCAGGATCAGATATTTGTGGGATGATGGTGTAAAAAATGTACGTATCAGGAGCCCTTTAGTGAAAGGGCTCTACGCGGTTCGTCATAATTACCACCTATATAGTCCAAAACTGTATAGAAGCCTACAGGACGCCAATGCGTAGAGACGTTTCACTAAACGTCTTCAAAATGAATAGAACGCTGCCCTTCCCATCACCCAACGCCATACACGATCCTGCCAACCCTTGCATCCTTCCTTTCCTGGTTCAAAACAAACGTCTAAATACTAAATACTTACTACTAACCACTACAAAAAAAAGCTGCCCTTTCGGACAGCTTCTTGGTTGGAGAATTAACCCCCGTAGTTTAATATATTACTATTGTTGTTTGTTTACAGTTAACACAGCTTTGTTGTTGCCTTGCGATAGGTCGACTTCCAATACATAGGTTGCTCCTGCTTCTAATTGCTTGCCATTGACAATACCTAAGTTTCCAGGATCGCGTCCATTGCTACCGTTTCCAACGAAGATAATATCGCTCGTCGTAGAAATATCCGCGTCTTTAAATTCTCCGCCCCATCCTTTTTGATGGAAGAATTTAAAGTTGATCGAGTTCGCTCTGATCGACGTTCCGGCAACCACTGTTACGCGATATTTCTTGCCGCCGATCGGTGCTAAGCAAAGTGCTTTATCGGTGTTCCAGCCCACTTCATTGCTCGCCACACTCGGTTTACCAATACCTTCACCAATAATCCAGATTGCTCCTGTACCATCAGCATTCAACGAAGCCAGATTACTTCCATTCATCGCTTCGACGATAAAGTACTTCTTCTTCAGATCTGCGGTGATGCGGTATCTTCCTTTGATGGCGTTGAATAAGAACTTATCACCGTCTTTACGTAAGAAATCGCTGTCAACCCACCAAGTGTCTAAGCCCTGAAGACCTTCGAAAACCAGCTCCTGATCTTTGTCCATATCCATATCGATGCTATAAACATCTTCTGCAACCATCGTCATATCCTCGCCGTTCAATTTGTAAGCAACAAATGGACTTGCTTGATAAGTCATGGTATTGAAGCTGATCGGGTATACGCCCTCAATGATATTCGAGAATGGAATATTAGCCGTCACTCCTTGGGTTATGGCTTCGCCATCCCAACCAAATTGTACGGTGTTGCCGTTCGCCCCAAAGGCAGGTGCTTCGATATATCCGTTCACTTTAGTAGCGAAATTATCAGATACCTCATACTGATTCGCTCTTTTACGCAACATTTTATAGGTTTTACCTTCAACAATTAAGTTCAAGAAAGGGAAATCCGGTCGGGTCAAAGGTAAATCAGCAAGCGCTTCTGTTTTTGTAAGCTCCACGTTCTGCACAGTAAAACGTAAGGTCGCTGTACCGTTTGCAACATTCTTTAAGAATGGAACAAATAGTTTCCCTTGGTATTCTCCGTATTCTTTGGTGCGGATTGTCTGGCTCGCGACAACATCCTCACTGTATAAAAGCTCGACTTTTAAGGTCGATAAATCGACCCCTTGATCCGCGACCTTCACTTTATAGCTAATGCTATCCGCAAAGAATGCAGCATTCGGTTTAGTAACAATCTCAATGGTTGGACTACCACCCCCAGTAGGCACAATGAACTCTTCTTTACATCCTACAAGGATCGAAAAGAGCATCAATAAATAGGAATAATTGATTAATTTTCTCATGGCTTCCAAGTATAAGATACAACAGAACTTGCAGGTGCTTCATAGCTGAAATGGTTCTTACCATCATTCAAGGTTACGCGACTTGCCTCGCCTGTGTCATTCAGCAATACAAAGGCATAACTGCCATCAGTGTTTTTGAACGCTGAGTATACTAGGCCATTAGCCGAATATCCCTCTGTTCCTATTCTAACCGCCCCCGGTTTAACAACTGATGACAGATGCCCTATGATATAGTAGTGTGAATTTTTGCGTATAGTTTTGTAGTCATGCTTGCTGATATCAACAGCGCCATAACAAGTCTGGCAACCGCCTTCGCGATTAGGCCCTTTATCGGTATCAAGCATCAAGTTCCAAACGATTACGCCTTTAGCCCAGTTATTCACTGTGCCTAAAGCAACCTCGCGCATATCCTCTGTCAGACGTTTCGCCAAGTTGTTGCCATCATTCCAAGTACCGATTGACGTTTCTGTAAAGATCAATTCCTTGTTTGGCGCTTTATCGTGGATATCCAATAGTTCTTTTTTATCGCCACCATAGTTGTGGTAAGCCGCTCCCGCAAAGAATGCTGCTGCTACCGCATCTTCATAGATCTTAACCGGATAATCCTGCTGATCGGCCATATCATCATAGTTGTAGTTATGGTCGAATGCATAGATTTTCGTTGTCAATCCTGCCGCCTTTAATTTCGGGCCCAGGGAAGTTTTTACAAAAGCAAGTTGCTCTGGCCAGAACATGACCATTGAAGCGGAGTTCTTATGATTCAAAGGCTCGTTCTGAGGCGTAATCGAATAAATTTTGATACCCTCTGCTGCCATCGCTTGAATCCATTTTACGAAGTATGTACCATAATCTTGATAATATTTCGGATTTAAGTGTCCGCCGGTCCATGATTCATAAGGCGCAAGGTCAGCCAGGTTATTCACCTTCATCCACAATGGAGCTGTCCATGGAGAACCCATGATCTTTAAGCTCGGGTTGATCGCTAAAATTTCTTTTAATACCGGGATTACATATTTTAACTCCTCCTCCTGCAATGCGAAATTCGCGATGCCTGGTTTATCATTCAAGGTGTACTCGCTCAAGGAGAAATCCGAACAACCAATTGCTATACGAATATAACTTTGTCCCATGCCCTCTGTTGGAGAGAAGGTCTCTGTTAAGAACTTCGTACGATCTGCCGCCGTCATTTTCAGGAGGTTGTACGCTGTTGAACCCGTAATCGCCGAGCCAAATCCATCCATCGTTTGGAACTTCGTTCCCTCGACTAATTTGATTGTCTTCGGCGACATATTCGATGTTTTGCTGAAGTCCACAAATGTTTTTTGGAAATCATGGCTTAGCGATGCCGTTGTTGTATAAATTTTTACATCCCCCGATTGTGGGCCTGTTGGCGGCTCCGGCGTAACATTGATGGCATCATTGCCACAAGCGGTCAACACTGAGCTATATATAGTTCCGAATAATAATAGTTTCTTGATATTAAGCATAATTCACAATTTTAATAACCTGGGTTTTGATTGATTTTAGGGTTCTGATCGATAATCGCCTGTGGAATAGGCATCTTATACGAGTTTTCATTGAAAGGGTAGATCTGTGGTTTACGTCCTGAATCTTTCGCAAAAACACTGTTCATCACAGATTCTACTTTGTCTAAGCGTACCAAATCATACCAGCGCTGCCCCTCAAATGCCAATTCTAAACGTCTTTCTTTCAATAGCGCTTCTAACATCGCGTCTTTGCTTCCACGGACGCTGCTGGTCAACTTAGGAAGCTTAACACGAGCTCTTACCTTATCGATAATTTCCGCTGCCGCTGCTAGGTTAGCCGTATTTCCCATAATTAGGGCCTCCGCTTTTAGCAAGAGAATATCCGCATAACGGTATTTAATGATATTGCTAAATGCAGAACGCGTTTTGTACATAAATGGATAATTGCTCGATGGGTAGTAGTTGCTCCAGCTGGTCTGATAATAGACGATTGACTCGCTATAGCGGATCTGATCGTTCTCAGTTTGGAAAGCTTTGATCAAGTCGCGGGATGGAGTTACCCATTTTGCCCAGGTAAAATTACTATCCCAGTTTGATAAATCGCGTCCGAACATCCAGGTCACCCAGTTTCCATTACCCTGTGAGTAGTGCGCTTCTAAGATTGCCTCTCTTGTGTTTCGTTTCTTAGGATCTGCAGACCCTTCTACAACGCCAAATAAATCCGTGTAGTCGGCTTCCAAATCGAAACCATCAGCCGCAAGATCATCTGCATATTGAATTACTTTACTGTAATCACGTACAGGCTTCTCGGCATACACTTTCGCAAGGATCGCTTTCGCAACTGATTTCGAAAGTTTCGTTTTATCGCTGCTATTATTTGATGGCGCGTAAGGAATCGCTTCGGTCAAGTCTTTCACGATTTGCTCGTAGGCTTCTTTCTCTGTTTTTTGTTCCGGGAAGTAGTCATCATAAACCTCTTCCAATGTCTCCTCTGTAATATCGCCACCTACAGTTGTTGTTACTGGGATATTACCCCATAACCTCACCATATCGAACATGATCATCGCGCGGAATATCTTTGCCTCAGCCTTATATTGGTTGCGTAGCGTCGTTGTTAATGACTGATCGGTTACCGAGTCGATATTCACGATCAATACATTCGCCCGACCAATATCCTCCATAAATCTTCTCCAATCACGCTCGATTACGGAATTAGAACCCTCGATGCCATTATTCTCAAAGGGAACGACCTCTGCCCCTGTTGTACCTGCGTAAGCATTATCAGAGTGAGCTTCAGCAATCAGTAACTGATCCATATACCAGTGTTCTTGTCTATCCCGCAATTGGTTATAGATAGTGGTCATCTGGTTATCCACCGCTGCCTTATCTTTGAATACGACTGTTTTTCCTTCCTCGTTGATGCCTTCGGTTACATCAGAGAAATCTCCCAAAGGATCTTTATCCAATGAACAGCTAGCCATGAAGCCTACTGCACCTAGCATTAACAATATATATTTGAAATTTCTTTTCATCATTAGCAAGTTTAAATCTTAAAACTCCATGCTTAATCCCACAACAAAAGATTTGCTCTGCGGATAAGTTCCCCAGTCAATACCTTGGATTGCTCCATTATTTCCCCATTGATTTACCTCAGGATCGAATCCTTTGTATTTCGTTAGGGTGAATAAATTGGTCGCCGATACGAAAGGCTGCAATTTGTTGATGCCTGCTCTATTCAATACCTCAGATTTGATATTGTAAGAAAGTGATACGTTTTTCAAACGTAGATAACTACCATCTTCCACGAAATAAGTAGAGTTTAACATATTGAAATTCGCTTTTGGCACTTCTGTAATCTGTCCAGGCACTCTCCAACGTTGTAAAACCGCTGTTGTTTGATTCTTGCCATCATACATACCTTCCGTTTCCATACGGGAGGCATTGAAGATATCATTGCCCTGAGAACCTTGGATAAATAAACTTAAGTTGAACCCTTTGTAAGATAAGTCGTTCGTTAAACCATAAGTAAATTTCGGATTAGGATCTCCGATGAAGGTACGATCGGATACCGAAAGTCGACCATCGTTGTTTAAATCACGATACTTGAGCTCGCCAGTTTCCGGATCAACGCCATCACTGATATATCCATAGAAATTACTCATGGAGCGTCCCGGTGTATTACGAACAACATTGGCATTGACAACATCTGATGTTCTTGCTGCATCATAAATCTGTTGGAAATCTAGATGCTCAAGTCTGTTTTTATTAAATGAGATGTTAAAGTTGGTATTCCATTTAAAATCGCCAACCAGATTCTTGCTATTCACATTGACCTCAAAACCACGGTTGCTCATCTCTGCTTCGTTACGACGGATCGTATTAGCAAAAGATTGACCTTCTGGAAGGCTGATATAAGTCAACATGTCAGTAGTGTACTTGTAATAGTAATCCATGTTCACTGTCAGACGTTGTTGGAAAGCTGTGAAATCTAAACCTATGTTGGTTTGTGTAGTGGTCTCCCAAGTTAAGTCGCGTGTTCTTAAGTTCGCCGGACTGATAGTCGCCAAAGCATTTTGTTGGTTCTCTAGCCACCATTCGATACGACGGATATTGTATTGCATCAAGTAGGAATAATCACCGATTCCAGACTGATTACCGGTTTTACCCCATCCTCCGCGGATCTTTAAGTCGTTGATCCAAGATACATCCTGCATAAACTCTTCAGATGACAAGCGCCATGCTGCCGAGAAAGAAGGGAAATATTTCCATCTATTTTCCGGGCTTAACTTTGAAGAGCCATCACCACGGAAGTTCGCTGTCACAAGGTATTTACCGTCGTAGTTGTAAGACAGGCGGCTAAAGTAAGACATGGTTGCCCAATCTGATGCGCCAGACCCTGTGTTGTCCCAGATAATCTTGTTAGCAGCGTTTAACGTTTGGATGATATCATCACGGAAGTGTGAGGCGTTGATATAGCTATTGGTATAGTCTGAACTTACCCAAGAGCTACCAACCATGGCTTCCAGGTTATGTAAGTTGAATGACTTGTTATACGTCAATACATTATCGAAAGTCAACACGGTATTCATATTGCGGCCGTCGAATGCTAAACCACGGTTCTCTCTACCCCATGCCGTAGAATATGGATCTAAGAACTGCGTATTCAAGCCATTTCTTCTATCTAGGGCGAAAGATGTTCTGAACTGCAATTCCGGCATAAACTTCACCACAGCACTACCAGCAGCTAATAAACGGTTCTCGCGGTCGCGGTTATTCTTGCTTCTAGCCATATTTTCTAATGGGCTCGTGATATTATTGATACCGTAGAATTCGTTGAAATAGCGATTAGGTTCATAAGGATCCCAAATCGGCGCGTAAGTTGGAGTGTTGATTACTGACAATACCGTACCGCCACGGTTAGAACCTAAACCTTCTGACACACCATTGCGGTTATTATCGGTATAAGAGAAGTTTGCATTGACCGTTAACCATTTACGGATATCGTTTTCAATGTTCGCGCGGAAACTATAGCGTCTGAAGAAAGCGGTATTCAAGATCCCTTTCTCATTCAGATAACCTCCTGATAGGAAATATTGCAGCTTTTCAGTACCATCAGAAACGGAAACTTGATAGTTCTGGGTTACGCCTTTGCGGAAGGCTTCATTAAACCAGTCTGTTTGGTCTGTAAGGTTTACAGGAAGATCAACTAAACCGATCTCGTCCATCAACTCTTTATATTGTGCCGTATTCAACGGATCGATCTTACTGGTGATTCTATTTTGGGTCGTTTGCAGATTCAGACCAATTTTCGCGTCTCCAACGCGACCCTTTTTTGTAGTGATTAGTACCACGCCGTTCGCTCCCATCGAACCGTAAATAGCCGCAGAGGATGCGTCTTTAAGGATCTGCATATCTGCAATGTCGGTTGGAGCTAAGAAATCGATATTATCGACAGGCACTCCGTCAACGACATAGGTAGGGTTGTTACTACCGTTAAAAGAAGTTGTACCGCGAATACGGATTGCTGTCCCGCCTCCGGGAGCACCACTCGGTTGAGTGACTGTAACCCCTGCGGCACGACCTTGGATAGCTTGTGCAGCATTGACAATCGGGCGCTCGTTGATATCTTCTAAGGATACCGAGGCAATTGCGGTCGTGACATCCTTACGTTTTACTGAGCCATAACCAATAACGACTACATCTTCCAGCGCATTCGTTGAGGCTGTCATACTAATTGTCATGTCTTCAGATTGTGCGATGACTTCCTTATTGTCATACCCTAAATAGGATACGCGAAGTCTTGCGTTGTTCGGTACGCCTGTCAATGTGAATCGTCCTTCACCATCTGATGAAGATCTGATATCCCCTCCAATGACAGCAACCGTTGCCCCAGCGATAGGCTCCTGGGTTGTTGCATCTATTACTCGACCTTGAATCGTATTGCTAGCCTGACCGAAAGCCAAGGAACCTAGCACAGTAAACAAGAACAGGAATAGACCAAATGTTACTTTTGTAAAAAGCCTCATAGGATTTATAATTGTTTGTTGATTTAAAATAACTTAGGTAGAGTCTCCTCTTAGACAAAAGTAGAGAGCAACTATGCAACTTCAATCGATTTCAAGGAGGCTAAACTAAAAAAGTAACCCATTTCAATATTAACCTATTAAAAAACAGATTGTTAACGATGAATTACAATGGATAAAAGTAACCCTATTTTAGTGCTAAAGGTTAAGATTTCCTATGCTTTTGATACTTTCTTCGAAGTCTTCTTTCGATCCTTCGACTTTATTTCGAACCTTTACGCGGTAGTTATAAACCGTTCGCAAGGAGTATCGAAGGAAGCGAGCAATCTTGGTAGAGTCTGAAATTCCGAGTCGGATTAATGCAAAAATTCGAAGTTCAGAGTTCAACAATTCGTCTTGCTTCAGCACTATCCGCTCGTCTTCTTTCAGCAACTTATTGAAATCTTGAATAAAGGTTGGGTATAGGTTTAGGAAAATAATATCAAAGTTATGGTAAAGGTCTTCCAGCTCGCCTTTAATAAAGTTTGGCGACTTCAGTTCTTTGCTGATTTCTTCATACTGTTTATTCGACAATTTCTTCAGCATACCTTTTCGACTGGAGTCGAGTTTATCAATGTAGGACGAACATATTTCGAAAAACTGCGCCATATATTCCTCTTTGAGGTGATTTGCTTCCTGCAGATCTCTATTGGTTCCCAGTAATTGCTCGTTTAAGCTAAACAGCTCCTCATTAACCTTTTTAAGATCTTTACGGACAACCTTCAGGCGTTTCATTTGTAAGTAGACAATCACAAACACGACGAAGAGCAAAATAGAGAGCACGGAGATGATATAGAGAAGTGTCTTCAATTCATTC
The DNA window shown above is from Sphingobacterium hotanense and carries:
- a CDS encoding SusC/RagA family TonB-linked outer membrane protein; this encodes MRLFTKVTFGLFLFLFTVLGSLAFGQASNTIQGRVIDATTQEPIAGATVAVIGGDIRSSSDGEGRFTLTGVPNNARLRVSYLGYDNKEVIAQSEDMTISMTASTNALEDVVVIGYGSVKRKDVTTAIASVSLEDINERPIVNAAQAIQGRAAGVTVTQPSGAPGGGTAIRIRGTTSFNGSNNPTYVVDGVPVDNIDFLAPTDIADMQILKDASSAAIYGSMGANGVVLITTKKGRVGDAKIGLNLQTTQNRITSKIDPLNTAQYKELMDEIGLVDLPVNLTDQTDWFNEAFRKGVTQNYQVSVSDGTEKLQYFLSGGYLNEKGILNTAFFRRYSFRANIENDIRKWLTVNANFSYTDNNRNGVSEGLGSNRGGTVLSVINTPTYAPIWDPYEPNRYFNEFYGINNITSPLENMARSKNNRDRENRLLAAGSAVVKFMPELQFRTSFALDRRNGLNTQFLDPYSTAWGRENRGLAFDGRNMNTVLTFDNVLTYNKSFNLHNLEAMVGSSWVSSDYTNSYINASHFRDDIIQTLNAANKIIWDNTGSGASDWATMSYFSRLSYNYDGKYLVTANFRGDGSSKLSPENRWKYFPSFSAAWRLSSEEFMQDVSWINDLKIRGGWGKTGNQSGIGDYSYLMQYNIRRIEWWLENQQNALATISPANLRTRDLTWETTTQTNIGLDFTAFQQRLTVNMDYYYKYTTDMLTYISLPEGQSFANTIRRNEAEMSNRGFEVNVNSKNLVGDFKWNTNFNISFNKNRLEHLDFQQIYDAARTSDVVNANVVRNTPGRSMSNFYGYISDGVDPETGELKYRDLNNDGRLSVSDRTFIGDPNPKFTYGLTNDLSYKGFNLSLFIQGSQGNDIFNASRMETEGMYDGKNQTTAVLQRWRVPGQITEVPKANFNMLNSTYFVEDGSYLRLKNVSLSYNIKSEVLNRAGINKLQPFVSATNLFTLTKYKGFDPEVNQWGNNGAIQGIDWGTYPQSKSFVVGLSMEF